In Candidatus Eisenbacteria bacterium, the DNA window GCCCGATCCCACTCGAAGTTCTCGTCCTTCCCGAGAATGAGATTGCAGGTTCTCTCGAGCGCGACGCGTTCCTCTTCGGTGAGATGTCCGTGCAGTGCGAGCTTCCCGAGGCTCCTCACCGCCTTCGCCCGAATTCCCGGGTGCAGATCGGCGAGGTTCTTCCGAAGCCGATCGACCGTGCGTGCGCGCGTCGACTTCGGGATCTTCCCCGCCGGGATCGCCTCGGCGAACTTGCCGAGCGCCCGCACGGCGGTGTCGCGGAGATCGGCGTCTCTCGAGCGCGCGGATTCCAGCGCGAGCGGGACCGCGCGAACAACCTCCGGAGCTTCGATCTTTCCGAGGGCGTACAGAACGAACGATCGAAGCTCGGCGTTCTTGTGGGCCCGATACGTTCGGATGAGCGGCTCGACGGCCGCGACACCCATCTCGCCCAAGGATTTCGCGGCGACCATCTGCGCCTTGACGTCGCCGGAGGCGAGTTCCTTTACGAGTAGAGGAATCACATCCGGTCCGAGACGCGCGACCGCAACCGCGGCTTCGTCGAGGAGAGGAGCGAGATCCGGCCGGTCGAGCGGATCGATATAGAAGAGAGTCGAGAGCACGTCGAACAAGGACTTGATCGTCTTCTTGTCCGCTCGCGGGGCCGTCTTCTTCGCGAGGGCGAGACCCTTGCGGATGTCCGAAGCCTTCATCCCGGCCAGGAGTTTTGCGATCGTTTCGTGCGTTCCCTTGCTCATGGCGACTCCCTCATGGCGGGTTCGGCGCCCGCCCTCCGCTCGTGCCCTCGATCGATCTTCGGCTTCCGATTGTAACCCGAGCGGCCGGCTCTGTCGCGCGGCTTCGGCGGGTTCCTGCGAAAGGCGGGCGGAGCCGATCAGCGGGCTTCCGGCGGATCATCGAGGAAGTCGACCGCGCCGGTCTCCAGCGAGTAAACGGCCCCCGCGACGACAAGCCGGTCGTCTTTCATCATGCTTCGGAGCGCGCTCGAGCCCTGTCGCAGTCGGAGAACCGACGCGCGCACGTTTTCCCGAACCGCCCGCCGCGCGAGCGCGTCCGGATCGAGCCCCGGCTCCTCGGCGAGCAGCCCCTCCACCGTCGGGCGGATGCGGTCGATGATCGCGCGCAGGTTCTCCGAAGGCGGCTCCCTCCGCGACCGTACCGTCTCCACGGTTTCCCGAACCGCTCCGCAACGCGTGTGTCCAAGGACGACGACGAGACGAGTTCCGAAGCGCTCCGCGGCGAACTCGATACTGCCGATCTGGGAAGGGCCGGCGATGTTTCCGGCGACGCGAACGACGAAGAGATCGCCCGGTCCCTGATCGAAGACGATTTCGACCGGCGCTCGCGAATCGGAGCAGGCGAGAACCGCGGCGATCGGACTCTGTCCCTCGACGAGCGCGTTCCAACGGATCGATCCGATGTGCGCAGCAGCGCCGCGATTTCCGGAGACGAAGCGGCGGTTTCCTTCCCGCAACCGTTCGAGCGCTTCTTGTGCGGAGACGGTCATGTGTCCTCGCTCCTCGGCGGGGGGGGCGGGCGCTCGATCGCGGGCGACCTCACGCCCCGCGTTCCCGCATGAGACCGATGACGAGCCGCCCGCGTCCGGTCTAGCTGTTGGGGCGAGCCCCCACGCGGATCCGGTTCGGCCGGACCTCGGTCACCTCGATCGTCGCGGGACGAGGGATGTCGTCACCGCCGACGAGGAAGGTGTGAATCCCGGGTTGCAGCGACAGGACGGAAAGACGCACGGCGGCTCTCTCGATTTCCGCGCGTAGGAGGTGGCGTCGCTCTCCGACGAACGTCACCTCGACCTCCCGCGGCTCCACGTTGTCGATGATCATGCCGGCCGGAACGTCCG includes these proteins:
- a CDS encoding HEAT repeat domain-containing protein is translated as MSKGTHETIAKLLAGMKASDIRKGLALAKKTAPRADKKTIKSLFDVLSTLFYIDPLDRPDLAPLLDEAAVAVARLGPDVIPLLVKELASGDVKAQMVAAKSLGEMGVAAVEPLIRTYRAHKNAELRSFVLYALGKIEAPEVVRAVPLALESARSRDADLRDTAVRALGKFAEAIPAGKIPKSTRARTVDRLRKNLADLHPGIRAKAVRSLGKLALHGHLTEEERVALERTCNLILGKDENFEWDRAYLVRREAEQLLESLQAEANDAARKNTAPGGKARKNA
- a CDS encoding carbonic anhydrase, coding for MTVSAQEALERLREGNRRFVSGNRGAAAHIGSIRWNALVEGQSPIAAVLACSDSRAPVEIVFDQGPGDLFVVRVAGNIAGPSQIGSIEFAAERFGTRLVVVLGHTRCGAVRETVETVRSRREPPSENLRAIIDRIRPTVEGLLAEEPGLDPDALARRAVRENVRASVLRLRQGSSALRSMMKDDRLVVAGAVYSLETGAVDFLDDPPEAR